A single genomic interval of Aureliella helgolandensis harbors:
- a CDS encoding DUF1559 domain-containing protein yields MGLSNMQNRRSGFTLVELLVVIAIIGILVGLLLPAVQAAREAARRMSCSNNMKQIGLSMHNYHDTHKVFSPFVIRNGQGDYWRGYSAFSQVLPFIEQGNLYNQLTTTTNSFYANWDEGGPHAPVRATSISAFLCPSAPRFPSSGTGWANGPGCNYGVSFGTTIAWANYKNQNGMFRGQSDANAKTSTRMGDVSDGLSNTLLASEHLSGDDNNSFLMTGQSSEPRIGSGFPNGTIQYPSQEELDQFGAACASQTAHNSTNGGQWLSPEPTQTALNTAAPPNWKFPNCQTSGSGFASDRDGIYTARSMHTGGVQCATGDGSVRFVSGSIDLLTWQYYGARNDGQSLQMPE; encoded by the coding sequence ATGGGTTTAAGTAATATGCAAAACCGACGCAGTGGTTTTACACTCGTCGAACTACTGGTGGTGATAGCTATCATCGGTATTCTGGTTGGCCTTTTGCTGCCAGCTGTACAGGCTGCACGCGAAGCGGCTCGTCGCATGTCGTGCTCGAATAACATGAAGCAAATCGGCCTGTCGATGCACAACTATCACGATACGCACAAGGTGTTCTCACCTTTTGTGATCCGCAACGGGCAGGGCGACTATTGGAGAGGCTACAGTGCCTTCTCGCAGGTCTTGCCGTTCATCGAGCAGGGTAACCTGTACAACCAACTCACGACTACCACGAACAGCTTCTATGCAAACTGGGATGAAGGCGGTCCACACGCTCCGGTTCGTGCAACGTCGATCTCCGCATTCCTATGCCCTTCGGCACCTCGCTTCCCATCTTCGGGAACTGGCTGGGCTAACGGCCCTGGTTGTAACTACGGTGTCAGCTTTGGTACCACCATCGCTTGGGCTAACTACAAGAATCAAAACGGAATGTTCCGCGGTCAGTCTGATGCGAATGCTAAGACAAGTACTCGCATGGGCGACGTTTCGGATGGATTGAGCAACACGTTGCTCGCTTCCGAGCACCTGTCGGGTGACGACAACAACTCCTTCCTGATGACCGGGCAATCCTCCGAGCCACGGATTGGAAGTGGTTTCCCCAACGGAACGATTCAGTATCCATCGCAAGAAGAGCTTGACCAGTTTGGTGCGGCATGTGCGTCTCAAACCGCTCACAACTCGACCAACGGTGGTCAGTGGCTGTCACCAGAGCCTACGCAAACTGCACTTAATACCGCAGCACCACCGAACTGGAAGTTTCCTAACTGCCAAACAAGTGGTAGTGGATTTGCCTCCGATCGTGACGGTATCTACACCGCTCGCAGCATGCACACCGGTGGCGTTCAGTGCGCTACGGGTGACGGTTCCGTGCGATTCGTGTCGGGCTCCATCGACCTGCTAACTTGGCAGTACTATGGCGCACGTAACGACGGACAATCTCTGCAAATGCCAGAGTAG
- a CDS encoding tetratricopeptide repeat protein: protein MSAAHQSRRTAKMRSKQNGRQNAGDSSNRRRVVLATICLLLVAGFYFSGGLARLTNTFAEQAVARRDFERAKSWLEVTQRLQPQDAKQYFLAARMARHEGQKRQAAEFLKLAQARGFDPSLIELEQQLELAQSGNLSQVEPELTRRLAAGDRDAAEISEALANGLGMASRFEEALAILEAWAKDVPSNPTPRYRIGRIEEYVQQLESAKENYRVAIALDENYFPALFSLARLSLDENQADQAAELFKRCLEMKRPAAAQVGLAMCLAKIGDAKGAEELLYEVLDLDLAEVVASYAEVGETTERFVAATELGKLLANSGEFEEAVRLLSQSLEKNPRDMAARYSRAIALRGLKRDAEAAEDFEKVAQTKNALQQVNSLRNQINRDETDCVSRVKLGKLLVEYESERNGLFWLRSALVHGSEDPEVHAALADFYESHLLDAEENRELAEYHRRRAEELQGTVASPSSGNAD from the coding sequence ATGTCAGCAGCCCATCAGTCGCGACGTACGGCCAAGATGCGTTCCAAGCAGAATGGGAGGCAGAACGCTGGTGATTCTTCAAACCGGCGGCGTGTGGTCTTAGCGACAATCTGCCTGTTGTTAGTTGCAGGCTTCTATTTTAGCGGCGGCTTGGCGCGTCTGACGAACACCTTTGCAGAGCAAGCTGTTGCTCGTCGAGACTTTGAGCGCGCCAAGAGCTGGCTCGAGGTAACGCAACGCTTGCAGCCGCAGGACGCCAAGCAGTATTTTCTGGCCGCCCGCATGGCTCGGCACGAGGGGCAGAAAAGGCAAGCAGCCGAGTTTCTTAAATTGGCCCAGGCGCGTGGCTTCGACCCCTCGTTGATCGAACTCGAGCAGCAACTCGAGTTGGCGCAAAGCGGGAATCTCTCTCAGGTGGAACCGGAGTTGACGCGAAGGCTAGCGGCCGGGGACCGCGATGCTGCCGAGATCAGTGAGGCTCTTGCCAATGGTTTGGGGATGGCCTCTCGCTTTGAAGAGGCGCTCGCAATCTTGGAGGCCTGGGCAAAAGATGTTCCTTCCAATCCGACACCGCGTTATCGGATTGGACGGATTGAGGAATACGTGCAGCAGCTCGAATCCGCTAAGGAAAATTACCGTGTGGCAATAGCGCTGGACGAGAACTACTTCCCAGCTTTGTTCAGCCTCGCGCGACTATCGTTGGATGAAAATCAAGCGGATCAGGCCGCCGAGCTTTTTAAACGCTGCCTGGAGATGAAGCGGCCGGCTGCTGCGCAAGTGGGGTTGGCAATGTGCTTGGCGAAAATCGGCGATGCGAAAGGTGCAGAGGAATTGCTCTATGAAGTGCTCGATCTGGATTTAGCTGAGGTAGTTGCCTCCTATGCAGAGGTGGGGGAAACGACCGAACGCTTTGTCGCCGCAACGGAATTGGGGAAGTTGCTCGCCAATTCGGGCGAGTTCGAGGAGGCGGTTCGGCTGCTCAGTCAGTCGCTGGAAAAAAACCCGCGCGATATGGCTGCACGCTATTCAAGAGCAATCGCCTTGCGAGGTCTGAAGCGTGATGCGGAAGCAGCAGAGGACTTTGAGAAGGTTGCACAGACGAAGAATGCATTGCAACAAGTCAATTCGCTCCGCAATCAAATCAACCGCGATGAAACGGACTGCGTTTCGCGAGTGAAGTTGGGCAAGTTGTTGGTGGAGTATGAATCCGAACGCAACGGGTTGTTCTGGCTACGCAGCGCATTGGTTCATGGCAGCGAAGATCCGGAAGTTCACGCTGCGCTGGCCGATTTCTACGAATCGCACCTGCTGGACGCGGAGGAGAATCGCGAGTTGGCAGAGTATCATCGGCGCCGCGCTGAAGAGTTGCAAGGTACAGTCGCGTCGCCCTCGTCCGGCAACGCGGACTAA
- a CDS encoding IS1182 family transposase, whose translation MNTQKPSQLARVSRPHRIQVEMHMLSLEDMLPRDHRARIVWSFVKTLDLEPLYEKIVVTKSTVGRNSIAPEILVSLWLLATLDGIGTARELGRRCETDIAYLWTLGNVTVNYHTLSDFRVENGAFLEKTLVDTVASLVAQGLVPLETIAQDGMRVRASAGSSSFRRKPTLESLQQQAQAHVDRLKKESENECDRSDGDARRQAAVERASRERQERLDEALRQFEELSKQRESRRKGDGEKTRVSTTDPDARNMKMANGGFDPAFNVQFATDADSRVIVAVDVINSGTDSGQMAPMHEKVCSTYDKTPKTQLVDSAYATKGDVKTVESKGTEVVSTIPRGSVLESKGKDPHAQQPGESDEYTAFRARMAKEEYKELYKTRPSVAEFPNADCRNRNLRQFKVRGLVKVKAVALWHAVAFNFTRMVNLGALAI comes from the coding sequence ATGAATACTCAAAAACCATCGCAGCTTGCTCGTGTTTCCCGCCCCCATCGTATTCAAGTGGAAATGCACATGCTTTCACTTGAAGATATGCTTCCGCGCGACCATCGTGCTCGCATTGTCTGGTCGTTTGTCAAAACGTTGGACCTAGAACCTCTGTATGAAAAGATCGTTGTCACCAAGAGCACCGTTGGCCGCAATAGTATTGCGCCGGAGATACTGGTTTCACTGTGGCTTCTGGCAACCTTGGATGGCATCGGCACAGCCCGAGAACTTGGTCGCCGATGCGAGACGGACATAGCCTATTTATGGACGCTCGGAAATGTCACGGTCAATTATCACACGTTGAGCGACTTTCGAGTGGAGAACGGAGCATTCTTGGAGAAGACGCTCGTTGACACGGTTGCCTCGTTGGTCGCCCAAGGTCTGGTGCCCCTGGAGACCATTGCCCAAGACGGAATGCGCGTTCGGGCTAGTGCAGGCAGTAGTTCGTTTCGCCGCAAGCCGACGCTTGAGTCATTGCAGCAGCAGGCTCAGGCTCACGTAGATAGATTGAAGAAAGAATCCGAGAACGAATGCGATCGTTCCGATGGAGACGCACGTCGCCAAGCGGCAGTCGAACGAGCATCGCGTGAGCGTCAAGAGCGATTAGATGAGGCTTTGCGACAGTTTGAGGAGCTTAGTAAGCAGCGCGAGTCTCGGAGAAAAGGTGACGGCGAAAAGACTCGCGTGAGCACTACGGACCCTGACGCCCGTAATATGAAGATGGCCAATGGTGGCTTCGATCCGGCCTTCAACGTCCAGTTCGCAACCGATGCTGACTCGCGAGTAATAGTCGCTGTCGATGTTATCAACTCGGGAACTGACAGTGGCCAAATGGCACCAATGCACGAGAAAGTGTGCTCAACTTACGACAAGACACCAAAGACGCAATTGGTCGATTCCGCTTACGCAACCAAGGGCGATGTTAAGACCGTGGAGTCTAAAGGGACCGAAGTCGTCTCCACGATCCCCCGTGGATCGGTATTGGAAAGCAAAGGCAAAGATCCTCACGCGCAGCAACCTGGCGAAAGCGACGAATACACAGCGTTTCGCGCGAGAATGGCCAAAGAGGAATACAAAGAGCTTTACAAGACGCGCCCGTCGGTTGCCGAGTTTCCCAATGCGGACTGCCGCAATCGGAACCTTCGGCAATTCAAAGTTCGAGGACTGGTGAAGGTCAAAGCGGTAGCGCTATGGCATGCCGTGGCCTTTAACTTCACACGCATGGTAAACCTGGGGGCCTTGGCAATCTAA
- a CDS encoding AsmA-like C-terminal region-containing protein, giving the protein MKTLLEALVLGLGEPLAWLWRYACSGRTLLLAVGIACLSMPTHAQSPLPVDSWSTGVLERSALPESRALEYEFEGIAVEDVAAWLEWANIEIPVEVSGVVSGWVWAQRGASGWFSFSDYRVEGEITSSNLLIEEWSVLDARIRFGYREGVWYVGQLRGDIGHQDVSGEIGQADLAVKLSLAPQKQMEASGRMRSIDLAALLQAFDVDVTITNTGGDLVLAGNAPLSAATDLSAWNGQASLDLRDVRVSQLPAADALVVADLSSGAWTITDGQIDWLQQEVRVEGAGRIDGTQPFSVNFSSPQLPVEQLLAELGLPHLVDDTSGVIAFVGHAEGDASQGVVRASAEITAPQIVYRTQAITKLSVQALLSSQQLSLHLKSAHISGGRVSGEVHWADLMQLASVPPESLRLDVDEVEIGPLALHWLDLPVSGVATGQVALSSVLFKEIYGWGSKGELSIVDLQSAQAPIGDARLSWQKAADSEQLVADFKIDENSLVGQLTVHLGDSPDWNFRSTRVVDYRLAGQVNDLSRELRLQDPMADLSSVSMSGNVVVEGTLEQWLSRGTASLPQAQLQLGDQTIQVRDVELQFSPEEIRLSQFRLTDSQGRIAGSAVLRRSASGEHQVNVRMSDFQISPYVKQLPIPALHPLQGSLSLETRLTKDAARPKLLESWTGEALGRIDQLRYEATDLGEIAFSSKVSPEMLTAKLDGRVLGSQAQAQFSVPVAVLSKLQGANPSTDRSAAPANSHPSVPYDPASLNFAGSVVGLQMPELVAVLRGRRQASLFNGTLNLELEGQGTSWENLEFETTFNAPALSYDRMQLAKELSIRTSYHDKILHVLEMKGGVAGGRVEARGTLGLDLGQAQRQLDGSLQFNAQRIQLEGLVGLLLPDYADFFSGVASCRGNLRFDRQISLSGDAKVVDATCYGLAIQKASTSLLMKFEPNGAFASLTARDIHGAAVGGYLQGEASLRGGARYDLKARATLADGKLEQLSQALGFERILGTGRFDGNVDIASRNVSSLNALTGKVQVEIEGGDIQSIPILSDLGRFVPILQLASTDVRDGVMQATIGQGQLRLQRVFIDSNAFWLVADGSASLGGGRLDINALLQAGGGFQQQVAQSALQKLAVGVIPQAALLVQVNDWLTNRSLYFHIGGTTHRPSIQARAAETIGVGILQNVRQQLLVAPAAVSSSSSR; this is encoded by the coding sequence ATGAAAACTCTTCTTGAGGCACTGGTTTTGGGCTTGGGAGAGCCGCTCGCATGGCTGTGGCGGTATGCCTGCTCCGGTCGGACCCTGCTCTTGGCCGTTGGGATCGCATGCCTTTCCATGCCAACGCACGCCCAGTCTCCGCTGCCGGTCGATTCCTGGTCGACTGGTGTCCTGGAACGCAGTGCTCTGCCCGAAAGTCGAGCACTGGAGTATGAGTTTGAGGGGATCGCTGTCGAGGACGTGGCTGCGTGGCTGGAGTGGGCCAACATTGAAATTCCAGTAGAGGTCTCCGGTGTCGTTTCTGGCTGGGTGTGGGCTCAACGCGGTGCGAGCGGATGGTTCAGCTTTTCCGACTATCGCGTGGAGGGCGAGATTACTTCCTCCAATCTGTTGATCGAAGAATGGAGTGTCTTAGACGCTCGCATCCGCTTCGGTTATCGCGAAGGTGTTTGGTACGTTGGGCAATTGCGGGGGGATATTGGTCACCAAGACGTATCGGGCGAAATTGGTCAAGCCGATTTGGCGGTGAAGCTTTCACTTGCTCCTCAGAAACAAATGGAAGCATCCGGGCGCATGCGGTCGATCGATTTGGCTGCCTTGCTCCAGGCGTTTGATGTCGATGTGACAATCACAAACACGGGTGGGGATCTTGTTCTAGCGGGGAATGCTCCCTTGAGTGCAGCTACCGATCTCAGTGCCTGGAACGGTCAAGCCTCCCTGGACCTTAGGGACGTCCGCGTGTCACAGTTGCCAGCCGCCGATGCACTGGTTGTAGCCGACCTATCCAGCGGGGCATGGACGATCACCGATGGCCAAATCGATTGGCTTCAGCAGGAGGTGCGGGTAGAGGGAGCTGGGCGGATTGATGGGACTCAACCGTTTTCCGTCAATTTTTCGAGCCCACAGTTGCCAGTCGAGCAATTGCTAGCCGAGTTGGGACTCCCCCATCTAGTTGACGATACCTCCGGGGTGATTGCCTTTGTGGGGCATGCCGAAGGTGACGCAAGTCAGGGAGTGGTCCGCGCCAGTGCTGAGATTACGGCGCCTCAGATTGTTTATCGAACGCAGGCCATCACCAAGCTTAGCGTGCAAGCGTTGTTATCCTCCCAACAGTTAAGTCTCCACCTGAAATCAGCACACATATCGGGTGGGCGTGTCTCGGGGGAGGTTCATTGGGCCGATCTGATGCAGTTGGCGTCAGTACCGCCGGAGTCGCTACGGCTGGATGTGGACGAGGTCGAAATCGGACCGCTAGCTTTGCACTGGTTGGATTTGCCTGTCTCGGGAGTCGCCACGGGGCAAGTCGCACTTTCCAGCGTTTTGTTCAAGGAGATCTACGGCTGGGGTTCAAAAGGTGAGTTGTCAATTGTTGACTTGCAAAGCGCCCAGGCACCCATTGGCGATGCGCGGTTGAGTTGGCAGAAGGCCGCAGATTCCGAGCAGTTGGTGGCTGATTTCAAGATTGACGAAAACTCGCTTGTCGGTCAGCTCACTGTCCATCTAGGCGATTCGCCCGATTGGAATTTTCGCTCGACACGCGTGGTGGACTACAGACTCGCAGGGCAGGTAAACGACCTGTCGAGAGAGTTGCGTTTGCAGGACCCTATGGCTGACCTTTCGTCCGTATCGATGAGCGGGAATGTCGTTGTAGAGGGGACGCTTGAGCAATGGTTGAGTCGTGGGACAGCCAGTCTGCCTCAAGCCCAGCTGCAACTCGGCGATCAAACAATTCAGGTCCGAGATGTCGAGCTGCAATTTTCGCCAGAAGAAATTCGGCTGTCGCAGTTTCGCTTGACCGATTCCCAGGGACGCATTGCCGGCTCAGCTGTATTGCGTCGCAGTGCTTCGGGGGAACATCAGGTGAACGTGCGCATGTCTGATTTTCAAATCTCCCCCTATGTGAAACAGCTTCCGATCCCAGCATTGCACCCGCTGCAGGGCAGCCTTTCGCTGGAAACGCGTTTGACCAAGGATGCTGCGCGGCCGAAGCTCCTTGAGTCTTGGACGGGGGAGGCTCTGGGGCGTATCGATCAACTGCGTTACGAGGCTACAGACCTCGGGGAAATTGCATTCTCCAGCAAGGTTTCTCCTGAAATGTTGACTGCCAAACTCGACGGTCGAGTTCTGGGCAGCCAAGCTCAGGCGCAGTTCAGCGTGCCGGTAGCCGTGCTTAGTAAGCTGCAGGGGGCGAATCCGTCGACCGACCGTTCAGCCGCTCCGGCGAACTCCCATCCATCGGTACCGTATGACCCAGCTAGTCTCAACTTTGCGGGCAGTGTGGTTGGGCTGCAAATGCCGGAACTAGTCGCCGTCCTCAGGGGGAGGCGGCAAGCGAGTCTGTTCAACGGCACGCTCAATCTAGAGCTGGAGGGCCAGGGGACGAGTTGGGAGAATCTGGAATTTGAAACTACATTCAATGCTCCAGCACTTAGTTACGATCGCATGCAACTTGCCAAGGAGTTGTCCATTCGGACTTCGTATCATGACAAAATACTCCATGTTTTGGAAATGAAAGGTGGTGTTGCTGGAGGTCGGGTCGAAGCTCGAGGCACCCTCGGATTGGACCTGGGGCAGGCGCAAAGGCAGCTCGATGGCAGTTTGCAGTTCAACGCGCAGAGGATTCAATTGGAGGGGTTGGTTGGCCTCTTGCTTCCCGACTACGCAGACTTTTTTTCTGGCGTTGCGAGCTGCCGAGGCAACCTTCGATTCGATCGGCAAATCTCGTTGTCGGGGGATGCCAAGGTCGTCGACGCTACGTGCTACGGGCTCGCGATTCAAAAGGCTTCCACATCGTTACTGATGAAATTTGAACCCAATGGTGCTTTCGCTTCGCTGACAGCACGCGATATTCATGGAGCGGCTGTCGGCGGGTATCTTCAGGGGGAGGCGAGTCTGCGAGGTGGAGCTCGCTACGATTTGAAGGCACGTGCCACTCTGGCGGATGGAAAGTTGGAGCAACTCAGCCAAGCATTAGGCTTCGAGCGTATTTTGGGCACCGGGCGGTTTGATGGCAACGTCGACATCGCCTCGCGCAATGTGTCCTCACTGAATGCGTTAACCGGTAAGGTGCAGGTAGAAATCGAAGGAGGGGACATCCAGAGTATTCCCATTCTTTCCGATCTTGGGCGATTTGTGCCAATCCTGCAACTCGCTTCCACTGACGTCCGCGATGGGGTAATGCAAGCGACCATCGGGCAGGGGCAATTGCGGCTTCAAAGAGTGTTCATTGACAGCAATGCGTTTTGGCTGGTTGCTGACGGAAGTGCGAGCTTGGGTGGCGGGCGGCTGGATATCAATGCATTGCTACAGGCGGGGGGCGGTTTTCAGCAACAGGTAGCTCAGTCGGCCCTGCAGAAGCTGGCAGTCGGGGTGATTCCTCAAGCGGCCTTGCTGGTGCAGGTAAATGATTGGCTGACCAACCGTTCGCTCTATTTTCACATCGGAGGAACAACGCATCGGCCTTCCATTCAGGCTCGCGCCGCAGAGACCATTGGCGTCGGCATTCTGCAGAACGTTAGGCAGCAATTGCTCGTCGCTCCAGCTGCAGTGTCCTCCTCCTCCTCGCGCTAG
- a CDS encoding amidophosphoribosyltransferase, translated as MSELHHECGVAAIYHLPSSEPSPLCPEQGPQEISRLLPRMLQDIQNRGQLAAGMTSFSPDRANLLDTMKDVGTVAEVFRLSHRGKSEALMQEYAGRAAIGHVRYATCGREDRNYAQPFERQHIHKHKWFSFCFNGQLANYSSLRAKLLREGEHHLARDTDTEIILHELGRELSTGEPGRDISDIFAKVASQFDGAYSLAFLNARGELLLARDPLGIKPLCYALEGPLFAAASESVALLNLGFEPDSIRSLLPGHLIVVRPEGVKIKQFAPSTRTAHCFFEWIYFANVASTLDERSVYLSRTRLGEELARMEIADNKVPLDRDTIVVPVPDTSKAAADAMAYELGIPSREGLIRNRYSGRSFIEGGRARVAKAASKYTPLREVLEGKRVFLVEDSIVRSTTMKVLLDRIRHLGGAKEIHVRVACPPIVAPCFYGIDMSTIDELFAPKFLDDGLLTEEGQRRMAATLGCDSLRYLPVSSIARAIDLGEDQLCQACITGEYPTEHGQRLYNIALQNMGQSAAQGSRTYEQTTPDPSHLA; from the coding sequence ATGAGCGAATTGCACCACGAGTGTGGGGTTGCGGCGATTTATCACCTCCCGAGCTCGGAACCAAGTCCTCTGTGCCCAGAACAAGGTCCACAGGAAATATCTCGGCTCTTGCCGCGCATGCTGCAGGACATTCAGAATCGCGGGCAGCTCGCCGCCGGAATGACCTCATTCTCTCCCGACCGCGCTAACTTGCTAGATACCATGAAGGATGTGGGCACCGTCGCAGAAGTCTTCAGACTCTCGCACCGCGGCAAGAGCGAAGCCTTGATGCAAGAATATGCTGGCAGAGCTGCTATCGGTCACGTCCGCTACGCCACCTGTGGCAGAGAAGATCGAAATTACGCGCAACCCTTCGAACGCCAGCACATCCATAAGCACAAGTGGTTTAGCTTCTGCTTCAACGGTCAATTGGCCAACTACTCCAGCCTGCGAGCAAAGCTACTCCGCGAGGGCGAACATCACCTCGCCCGTGATACCGATACCGAAATCATCTTGCATGAGCTTGGCCGCGAGTTGTCGACAGGCGAGCCAGGCCGCGACATAAGCGACATCTTTGCCAAAGTCGCGTCCCAATTTGACGGGGCCTACAGCTTGGCGTTCCTGAACGCTCGCGGAGAGCTGCTGCTGGCCCGCGATCCACTGGGCATCAAACCTCTATGCTACGCCTTAGAAGGCCCCCTGTTCGCTGCAGCCAGCGAAAGCGTAGCACTGCTCAATCTCGGCTTCGAACCCGACAGCATTCGCTCATTGCTTCCGGGGCATCTAATTGTTGTGCGACCTGAAGGCGTCAAGATTAAGCAGTTTGCGCCATCGACTCGCACCGCGCACTGCTTCTTCGAATGGATCTATTTCGCCAATGTGGCTAGTACCCTCGATGAGCGTAGTGTCTATCTATCGCGAACTCGACTCGGGGAAGAGCTGGCGAGAATGGAAATCGCCGACAATAAAGTTCCACTCGATCGCGATACGATCGTAGTCCCAGTGCCCGATACCAGTAAAGCGGCCGCCGATGCAATGGCCTACGAACTGGGTATCCCCAGTCGCGAAGGGTTAATCCGCAATCGCTACAGCGGACGGTCGTTTATCGAAGGAGGTCGCGCTCGCGTTGCTAAAGCTGCGAGCAAGTACACTCCACTGCGCGAAGTGCTAGAGGGAAAACGGGTCTTCTTGGTAGAAGACTCCATCGTTCGCTCGACTACCATGAAGGTACTGCTGGACCGCATTCGTCACTTGGGGGGCGCCAAGGAGATCCACGTCCGCGTGGCCTGCCCCCCGATCGTCGCTCCCTGCTTCTACGGCATTGATATGTCGACGATTGACGAATTGTTTGCCCCCAAGTTTTTGGACGATGGCTTGCTGACTGAAGAGGGACAGCGTCGCATGGCTGCGACACTCGGCTGTGACTCGCTCCGCTATTTGCCCGTCAGCAGTATTGCTCGCGCCATCGACCTGGGCGAAGACCAATTGTGCCAAGCTTGCATCACCGGCGAGTACCCCACGGAACACGGCCAACGTCTCTACAACATCGCGTTGCAGAATATGGGACAGTCCGCTGCTCAAGGCAGTCGAACTTACGAGCAGACCACACCGGATCCCTCTCACTTAGCCTAG
- the proB gene encoding glutamate 5-kinase, whose amino-acid sequence MEDNCRKSVLQAADTWVVKVGSRVLTGPDGMLDTEQVGRLAAQLSELANAGNRVVLVSSGAVAAGVGKLGLASRPTVLSQLQAVAAVGQAHLIQTYEQYFSSHGRHAAQILLVADDLDDRTRYLNVRNTLVALLRMGVIPVVNENDSVAVDELMTTFGDNDRLAAMVAGLFESPALVILSDVAGVYDRDPRLEGARVVSTIEQVNQDVMDMAVDKESQVSKGGMSSKLQAAQFVTQSGAPVVIAGGRTPNVLPRLWAGEELGTLFLPEARGLSPRKRWIGFSAQPMGQLLVDEGACEAILSGGPSLLAIGIVSVQEDFGIGDVVSICRLDGEEIARGLSNYSSVDLMKIRGQRSPEIEEILGHCPYEAVIHRDNMTVIVAADLRGG is encoded by the coding sequence ATGGAAGATAATTGCCGAAAATCGGTCCTACAAGCTGCAGACACTTGGGTGGTTAAAGTTGGATCTCGCGTACTTACCGGTCCAGATGGAATGTTGGACACCGAGCAGGTGGGCCGTTTGGCAGCGCAGCTCTCGGAGCTAGCCAATGCAGGAAACCGCGTCGTGCTCGTCAGTAGTGGTGCTGTCGCGGCCGGTGTGGGGAAGCTAGGGTTGGCGTCGCGTCCAACGGTGCTCTCGCAACTGCAAGCGGTAGCTGCGGTGGGGCAGGCCCATTTAATTCAAACCTACGAGCAGTATTTTAGTTCGCATGGTCGCCACGCGGCACAGATCTTGTTAGTGGCGGACGATCTCGATGATCGCACTCGCTATCTCAACGTGCGGAACACGCTGGTTGCGCTATTGCGAATGGGGGTAATCCCCGTCGTCAACGAAAATGACTCCGTGGCCGTTGACGAGCTAATGACTACGTTTGGTGACAACGACCGCCTGGCAGCCATGGTCGCGGGCTTATTCGAATCGCCCGCCTTGGTGATTCTGAGCGATGTGGCCGGGGTTTACGATCGGGATCCCCGCTTGGAAGGCGCGCGGGTTGTTTCGACCATTGAGCAGGTCAATCAAGATGTGATGGACATGGCGGTCGATAAGGAGTCGCAGGTCAGCAAGGGGGGCATGTCTAGCAAGTTGCAAGCTGCCCAGTTCGTGACGCAAAGCGGTGCGCCCGTTGTTATTGCCGGTGGCCGAACCCCCAACGTCTTGCCACGTTTGTGGGCGGGGGAAGAGCTTGGAACCCTCTTTCTGCCGGAAGCGCGTGGGCTGTCACCTCGAAAGCGATGGATTGGCTTCAGCGCCCAGCCGATGGGGCAGCTATTGGTTGACGAGGGGGCATGTGAAGCCATCTTGTCGGGCGGTCCCAGCTTGCTGGCGATCGGAATCGTGTCCGTGCAGGAGGATTTTGGTATCGGGGATGTCGTTTCCATTTGTCGATTGGATGGGGAGGAAATTGCGCGGGGCTTGTCCAACTACAGTTCCGTCGACTTGATGAAAATTCGAGGGCAGCGTTCACCGGAAATCGAAGAGATCCTGGGCCATTGTCCCTACGAGGCGGTGATCCATCGAGACAATATGACCGTGATAGTGGCGGCCGACTTGCGTGGAGGCTGA
- a CDS encoding SET domain-containing protein, with amino-acid sequence MHFDEGKPSRSHGERPPLSPHQAQRKHRQAKVERLEKRGLRVGRTSVGKGVFATKRIVDGTCIGQIEGRVISEQDYVSRYAFDLGDGTQLEPTAPFRFVNHSCSPNCAFEAFSFPGPTSPTIAEDATLPSPAVELSTHPAAAAPKILLYSICDIRLGEELTIDYSWPARFAIPCNCHSAHCRGWIVDSKHLAELQQLLQVRAIPDLGII; translated from the coding sequence ATGCACTTCGATGAAGGCAAACCATCGCGATCCCACGGGGAACGCCCCCCCCTCTCTCCACACCAGGCCCAACGCAAACATCGCCAAGCCAAAGTTGAAAGACTGGAAAAGCGTGGCCTGCGCGTCGGCCGCACCAGCGTTGGCAAAGGGGTCTTCGCGACCAAGCGAATCGTAGACGGCACCTGCATTGGTCAAATCGAAGGGCGAGTTATCAGCGAGCAGGACTACGTCAGCCGCTACGCCTTCGACCTAGGCGACGGAACGCAGCTTGAGCCCACGGCTCCCTTCCGCTTCGTCAACCACTCCTGCTCCCCCAACTGCGCTTTCGAAGCATTCTCCTTCCCCGGCCCGACCTCTCCCACAATCGCCGAAGACGCGACACTCCCATCGCCAGCGGTCGAACTCAGCACGCACCCCGCAGCGGCAGCCCCCAAGATCCTGCTCTACTCCATTTGCGATATTCGGCTGGGAGAGGAATTGACGATCGACTACAGCTGGCCGGCGCGATTTGCGATCCCCTGCAACTGCCACAGCGCCCATTGCCGTGGATGGATCGTCGACTCAAAGCACCTCGCCGAGCTCCAACAACTGCTGCAAGTCAGGGCAATCCCCGACCTTGGGATAATCTAA